TTCCAGAGTGAGAGGTACGTTTCCCGTGTCAGGGTCGGGACGAAATGGAACTGCTCGTATTTTTCCTCAAGGTCGCGGAATGCATCGCGGTATGGGAGGTCGTCTTCCCACGCTCCTCCGAGGAAGAGCCAGATATCACGTGGCTTATCCTCGAATAGATGATGTTCTTCCTCGAACGTGTAGTCAATCATTGATTTGAACGGTGCGATACCGGTTCCGGTCGCGCTGAAGACGAGGTCCCGCTCGGATGGGTCTGCAAGGACGAAATCCCCGCTCGGACCCCGAATCGAAATAGTGTCCCCTTCATCGAGCGTCTCACAGAGTGTCGGCGTCAACGTCCCATCGGGGACACGCTGCACACAGAGCTCCGTTTCATCGCTGTTGGGTGAGCTTGCAATGGAATACGGCCGAGACGTTCCGTCGTAGCGGAGTGTGACGTACTGACCGGGGACAAATTGTAACGAATCGTCTGTCTGAAACCGAAGCGACACCAGCATCGGATGATCACGTTCGTAGCGATCCTGTAGTGTATCGAGCTTCGTCGCTAGCACCCCCCGATTTTCACCCTCTGCGTCGTCCGTGTCGGGTATCAACACGTCTCGAAGACTAGCCCAGTCAAGATTGTTCGCACCATCCACATCATCGAGGTATTCTTTCTCGTTGTATACTTCGAGAAGAAGTTCCACAGCGTCGATGACCTCTTCATGCCGTACTCGATCCATCGGCTCGATACCGGTGATTGTCGCGGCATCGGAAACGAGCGGCAAGTCCTCAGCAGCGTCGTGCTGTGAGTTATGCGACGCGATCTGCATGACGACGATTGGGTGTGGACATGTTTAAATTGTCGGAGTTATGATTTCAATTGCTGAAATGATAATTGTATCGTAGTATGGCGATGATATGCGTGGAAATAGATTCGTAGTCGAATAATGATGGAAGTTTGTAATGATATATGAATGCAGCAGAACGAACCGAACACTGGTTCACGACTGGAACGTGGGCCCGGAGCCGAGCGGTTTCGAGAGCAACAGCCCGTCTCGTCGTTCCGTTTCCTGACCGTGACCGTGTTCGTAATGCTCGGGTAGTCTGTCGATCACTTGGAAGCCGTGTGTTTCGTAGAATCCTCGTGCGGTTGTATCGTCAGCCCGTGCGGTTAGTAGGAGTTCGTCGGCGTCTGTGCGTTCAATGACTGATTTGAGGAGAGATGAGCCGTATCCTTCACGACGATGGTGTGGGTCAACGGCGAGTTCGGCAAGATAACACTGAGCGCCTTCTGTATCTGTCTCTCTACCTGTGGCTTGATCAACGGCGTCTGTTTCGGGCTGTCCCGTCACCGAGAGCGCGTAACCGATCGGTGTGTCCGTCGTTGTCGTTGCCACGAGACAGGTGGCTCCCCCGTGGACTGCGCTGTCGAGCAGCGCTGGCCATGGCGAAGTGAGTGATGCCCGCTGAATCGACTTGAGTATCGGCATATCCGTGGACACAGCCTCGCGGATCACAGTACCACGACGCTGGTTGCGAGCGACAGCGCGATGGCGACGATCGAGGCAACGAGCGTCGCGAGGAAGTTGACAGCCATATTGTCGAGCACTACTCCTTCCATGGTCGCACCGAGAAGGCTGTCGGTGGTCATGCCTGCAATACCAGCAACGACAATAACGCTCACTCCGAGGGCCGAGAGGTCGAAGAATGCGACAGCGATCCCAGCAACGATTCCGGCCCCGACAACACCAGCGAGTTCTCCTTGCCACGTGACACCGCCGTCGGTGCCCGGTGGAACGGGTTCCAGCGTAGTGATGAGTCGTGGATTATCGTAGAGTCCACCGATCTCACTCGAAAGCGTATCGCTCATAGCGGCGGCGATTGCTCCGGTGAATGCGAACAGAAACAGCGTCTCCGGCACTCCGAGGGGATCGCTCGCTGCGCTACCGATAACCGCGACGAGCGCAACAGCCGAGTTTGCGAGGACGTTTCCGCTCCCTCGTGCGCCCTCGTTGTCTTCTGCAAGCCCACGACTGCGTTTCGTGTCGTAGCGGAACTTGGTTGCCAGACCCCCAACCATGAAAAATGAGATCAGAACCGCGAACCACCCATAGCTACCGAGTACGATCGTCAACAGCGAAAGGAGAACCCCCGAGAGCATTCCGGTGACGGATGCGGTTTCGAGCGCGTACGAGAGATACCCGAACACGATGGTGATGATGAGCGCACTAATCACCGTCATCGGATCGAGAGAAGGCAGAAGGTCTGCAAACAACCACAGTGCAAACGCAACTGTAAGCATCACGAGCGGATCGTCACGATCGAACAACACCGAACGAAGGAGCGCGGCCATCAAGGCACCGCTCGACGCGAGAAAGACGGCAAGCGGGACGTCAAACGACTCTCCCGTGACGACTGTCGTCAGCCCTTGTGCTAGCAAGCCAGCGATAAACGCGGCCGTAACGAAAACCGTCACCAGCATGAACGAGTCGTCTGTCCACTCGGTAGTGAGCTTCTCGGCGAGATTACCGTAGACGAGCAGCAGAACGCTTG
The nucleotide sequence above comes from Halocatena marina. Encoded proteins:
- a CDS encoding ferredoxin--NADP reductase, with protein sequence MQIASHNSQHDAAEDLPLVSDAATITGIEPMDRVRHEEVIDAVELLLEVYNEKEYLDDVDGANNLDWASLRDVLIPDTDDAEGENRGVLATKLDTLQDRYERDHPMLVSLRFQTDDSLQFVPGQYVTLRYDGTSRPYSIASSPNSDETELCVQRVPDGTLTPTLCETLDEGDTISIRGPSGDFVLADPSERDLVFSATGTGIAPFKSMIDYTFEEEHHLFEDKPRDIWLFLGGAWEDDLPYRDAFRDLEEKYEQFHFVPTLTRETYLSLWKGENAYVQQTMMKYFDPETVDSSALDEDLRMYLDEEPRLDIDAQLDPNSMEVYACGINTMIHDLTEALKAVGVPEANISAEGYGQTESETNEG
- a CDS encoding GNAT family N-acetyltransferase, with the translated sequence MPILKSIQRASLTSPWPALLDSAVHGGATCLVATTTTDTPIGYALSVTGQPETDAVDQATGRETDTEGAQCYLAELAVDPHHRREGYGSSLLKSVIERTDADELLLTARADDTTARGFYETHGFQVIDRLPEHYEHGHGQETERRDGLLLSKPLGSGPTFQS
- a CDS encoding DUF92 domain-containing protein, whose protein sequence is MSSTVRRAIGFAFVGSIALLVPVFVELDRFSSLVESVPIASILSHSHAMTVLVSVPFLAVTLLSLITSHGPLFDLFAFPGDYEEGRLYGLASFCLAAAGLTVVTLQFGMPIAVFIASVLLLVYGNLAEKLTTEWTDDSFMLVTVFVTAAFIAGLLAQGLTTVVTGESFDVPLAVFLASSGALMAALLRSVLFDRDDPLVMLTVAFALWLFADLLPSLDPMTVISALIITIVFGYLSYALETASVTGMLSGVLLSLLTIVLGSYGWFAVLISFFMVGGLATKFRYDTKRSRGLAEDNEGARGSGNVLANSAVALVAVIGSAASDPLGVPETLFLFAFTGAIAAAMSDTLSSEIGGLYDNPRLITTLEPVPPGTDGGVTWQGELAGVVGAGIVAGIAVAFFDLSALGVSVIVVAGIAGMTTDSLLGATMEGVVLDNMAVNFLATLVASIVAIALSLATSVVVL